TCTTTTTTACCTTTGGATGGCTTTTCGGCTTTCTCAGGTTTTACAGTTTCTGTTTCCATAGTAGGCTCTTCGTCAGGTGCTTCTGTTGCTTGTGCGAAAACTCCGAAGGAGAAGAAAGAGACAACTGTGAGAATAGCTAGAAATTTTTTCATTTTTATACCTCGAAATGATTGTGGACTCAATTTGAGACCTGTCTTTCCTTTCGACAATATAAAAATTTGCTAAAATTTAAGATTATTTTCCCACACAAAATTTGCTGAAAATACGACCTAAAATTTCCTCATTGTCTACGCGCCCGTTTACTTCGCCGATTTCTCGTAGCGCGGAATTGATTTCTTGAATATAAATTTCCGCTGGAGCGGATGACTCCAGGAGGCCCACGGCTTCCGCTAAATGATTGTAAATTGCTCTTATATGAAAACTTTGTCTCTCTTCCAATAGAACCACATCTTCCAACGCTTCTTTGGCACTGAGTCTGTCTTTTAGAAGGGAAAGTAAATCGCCAAGCCCCAGTTTGGTTTTACAGGAGACTTCCGCGATTTGGAAAGATAAGGATTTGCTATCTTCTTCCCATTCCTTTCGATTCCAGTCGGGATGAGGGATATCGATTTTATTTGCTACCAGAATGGAACCGGGAAGTCGGTTTCGGTATGCATTGATGAATTTTTTCCTGTCCAGAGTTTGAGAGACATCGATTAGAATCAAACGAAGATTAGCCGAATCTGCTTCCCTTTCACTCCTTTCTATTCCCAGGATTTCTATTTGATCTGAAGTTTCCCTTACACCCGCCGTATCTACCAAGCGGATAGGAAGGCCGTCGAGTGTAATATCTTCCGCTATATAATCCCTTGTTGTGCCGGGAATATCAGAAATGATGGAACGGTCTTTCCCTATGAGAAGATTCATTAAACTCGATTTACCCGTGTTTGGTGCTCCGAACAAAACCACTGTGGATTGTAATATCAGTTTTTCCGCGCGTTCGGAATTTTGTAATAAAGAGGAACATAAATCCCTTAAAGCGATCATCCTTTCTTTTCTTTGTTCCAGGCTTTCAAAAGTTAGGTCTTCCGTTGAAAAATCAATCTCCGCTTCGCATTCCGCCTTCAACGAAATCAAATCACTCCGTATTTTGGATGCGAGCTTGGAGAGTTCTCCGAAAACGTTCTTTTGAGAAAGTTCCAATTCATAACGGGAACGCGCTTCAATGAGTCTTCCTATGGCTTCCGCACCTGTGAGCGATAATTTTCCGTTGAGAAAAGCCCGTTTGGTGAATTCTCCGTGTCCTGCGGGACGGGCACCCGTTTGGAAGATTGCATCCAAAGCTTTTTTCAATAGGATGGGATTTCCATGTAAGTGGAATTCTCCCAGATCTTCGCCTGTATATGAGTTAGGTGCTGGAAAAAATAGAAATACGATTTGATCGAAGGGTTTTCCTTCGAAGATGAAATCGCAAAAGATCGCCGATCTTTTGTTTTCCATCAGGTAGGATTCAGTAAGTGGTGTGTTGTTTTTGAAAAGTAAAGTTGTGGCTATCTTGATTGTATTTCTACCGGAGATCCGGAGGATTCCGATCGCTCCGGGTCCGCTTGCGGTAGATAATGCTGCAATTGTATCAATCAAGCTCTTCTGAGTCTGCGAAGTCTTCTACAGGCAGACCTTTTTTAGAGGTATCTTCCAGATCTTTGTATTTGTGTTTGTCTTTCGCAGAAATCACTCTAACCCGTTTGAAAGTTCCGTTTCCTTCGGAGCGAGTGAATACTCTTTCGTCGTCTTGGATCGCCATATGAACGATTCTTCTTTCGAAAGGATTCATCGGATCCAAAAGTTTGGAACGTCCTGTTTTGATGACCGAAGATGCGATTGACTTTGCAAGTCGAATGAGAGATAACTCACGTTTGTCGCGGTAGGATTCGATGTCTAAAACGATTTTACGATTGTGACGGGTGCGAGGGTCTACCATCAGGTTGGCAAGGAATTGAAGAGAGTCCAAAGTTCCTCCTCTTTTCCCGATGATCAGTCCCGATTCCTTGCTTGCAAGTTCCACGTAGATTTTTCCGTCCACATCCCCCATTCCCACAACTTCCGCAGGAATTCCCATTTTTCGAAGGATGGTGATGATGACTCCGTGAATGATTTTTTCGGAAGGGATGTCCGTATTGGCAACAAACGCTCGTACTACGGCAGGCTTTTTCTGAGTGATCCCCAAAAAGCCGGACTTACCGGAATCTACTACTTCGAATTTGAGGTCGCCTGGTTCCAACCTCAATACTTCCAGTGTATATTCTTCAGCCTCTGATTTTGTTTTTCCTTCTGCTTCAAATATGTAATTATCCATATAATCTTTCCTTAAATACTATGATTACTTTTTACGTTTTTGTTGGTTTCTAAATCCCTTTTTGGGGATCGCACCGTTCGAAGACTCGTTCAATTGATTGGCCGGCTTCGGTTTGTTATCGTCCTTTTTACCGAACTTGTTCGTGTAAAATTGTTGGGCGATCGATAGGATATTTTGCATTGTCCAATACATTGTTACACCGGCAGGCATGGACCAGAAGAAATATAACATGATAAAAGGCATCATATACATCATCATCTTTTGGTTCGGGTCGGTGGAAACGGTAGTCATCTTGGATTGAACCACTTGGGTCGCTACCATGATGAGAGGGAGAACGTTGATGCTAAGAGCACCGATGAATACCAGTTTCGGTGTGGTGAAAACTGTATCAGGCTCACTCAAATCCTTGATCCAAAGGAAAGGAGAATTCCAAAGATCCACAGTGTCCGAGAACGCAGTATAAAGGGCGATAAAAATCGGAATCTGAATCAGCATCGGCAAACAACCGGACATCGGATTGGTTCCGTTCTTTTTGTAGAGTTCGATCGTTTTTTCTTGTTTGAGTTTCGGATCATCCGCATACTTTTCGTTCAGAGCTTTGATCTGAGGAGAAAGTTCCTGCATCTTTTTCATGGACTCCGCTTGTTTTTTGTTCAGCGGATAGAATGCAAGTTTGAATAGAATCGCAAAGATAACGATCGCCCAACCGTAACTTGGAATCACAAGATAGATTTTTTTCAGAACCCAAATGATCGCGTTACGGAGAGGAGTCGTAATACCTTGATTAAACGATTTGTTGAGTGAATCACTGAGTCCCGCAAAAGGAGATTCTTTATTGATGATCGGATCGAATTTGCTGTCCCGAAACGCAGTCCCGTCCAGCTCTCTGACTCCTACGTAAGCTGCATAATCCAAATTGACCGATTCGCCCGGAGCCAATTTCCAATCGTCATAAGCCAAAAGAACACCTGTTTCATTTCCTTTTCGGTTGTCCAAAAGAACTCCGGCAGGTTTATGTGTGAGCGGATCGAGAACAGCTATGAAATAACGACTTCCCGTTCCTACGAAATCGACTCTTTCGTTGATCCCTTTTTTGATTTCGAATCTTTCGTCTTTTCCATCGCTGGAACCGAATAGATTATCAAAAAATCCGATCGTGGTAGTGCCGTCTACGTGGTCTTTGAATGATCCGTCCAGGTAATAATAACGGAAGTAATGCGCAGTGTCTCTATCGTTGAACTCTTCTTTTCCTTTTAGAATGGGACCGAGAGAACCGAAGGATCGGAAAAATGCTTCTGAACTGGAAGAAGCCAGAGTCACTGTTTCTTTGCTTAGGTTCTTAAGAGTTAAGTTGAATTTGAAATAATTTTCCGTAGGGAAAAATTGAAATTTTTTCTGGATGAGATATTTTCCATCGAGAGAAGGAGCTTCGAATGTAATTGTTTTCGTAGAAGCATCGTAAGAAGAAGCAAAGTTGACTTTGTTGTATCTGGAATAAGGAATTCCGTCTTTGTCTTC
The nucleotide sequence above comes from Leptospira kobayashii. Encoded proteins:
- the yidC gene encoding membrane protein insertase YidC, producing the protein MQNDTTARQGRLFLALFISLAAWMGINYFFFPQKPEAPKTQVTPVTADPKKETDQASVKEAAKNKDLPPADAQTKPSAIDPKDIKTYNIKTDSFLVSFSSLGGRITEYYIRNHKEADGSDFIIAKDPKFEVNFDGQIERAVELSRFEGFDFNIIEDKDGIPYSRYNKVNFASSYDASTKTITFEAPSLDGKYLIQKKFQFFPTENYFKFNLTLKNLSKETVTLASSSSEAFFRSFGSLGPILKGKEEFNDRDTAHYFRYYYLDGSFKDHVDGTTTIGFFDNLFGSSDGKDERFEIKKGINERVDFVGTGSRYFIAVLDPLTHKPAGVLLDNRKGNETGVLLAYDDWKLAPGESVNLDYAAYVGVRELDGTAFRDSKFDPIINKESPFAGLSDSLNKSFNQGITTPLRNAIIWVLKKIYLVIPSYGWAIVIFAILFKLAFYPLNKKQAESMKKMQELSPQIKALNEKYADDPKLKQEKTIELYKKNGTNPMSGCLPMLIQIPIFIALYTAFSDTVDLWNSPFLWIKDLSEPDTVFTTPKLVFIGALSINVLPLIMVATQVVQSKMTTVSTDPNQKMMMYMMPFIMLYFFWSMPAGVTMYWTMQNILSIAQQFYTNKFGKKDDNKPKPANQLNESSNGAIPKKGFRNQQKRKK
- the jag gene encoding RNA-binding cell elongation regulator Jag/EloR translates to MDNYIFEAEGKTKSEAEEYTLEVLRLEPGDLKFEVVDSGKSGFLGITQKKPAVVRAFVANTDIPSEKIIHGVIITILRKMGIPAEVVGMGDVDGKIYVELASKESGLIIGKRGGTLDSLQFLANLMVDPRTRHNRKIVLDIESYRDKRELSLIRLAKSIASSVIKTGRSKLLDPMNPFERRIVHMAIQDDERVFTRSEGNGTFKRVRVISAKDKHKYKDLEDTSKKGLPVEDFADSEELD
- the mnmE gene encoding tRNA uridine-5-carboxymethylaminomethyl(34) synthesis GTPase MnmE; amino-acid sequence: MIDTIAALSTASGPGAIGILRISGRNTIKIATTLLFKNNTPLTESYLMENKRSAIFCDFIFEGKPFDQIVFLFFPAPNSYTGEDLGEFHLHGNPILLKKALDAIFQTGARPAGHGEFTKRAFLNGKLSLTGAEAIGRLIEARSRYELELSQKNVFGELSKLASKIRSDLISLKAECEAEIDFSTEDLTFESLEQRKERMIALRDLCSSLLQNSERAEKLILQSTVVLFGAPNTGKSSLMNLLIGKDRSIISDIPGTTRDYIAEDITLDGLPIRLVDTAGVRETSDQIEILGIERSEREADSANLRLILIDVSQTLDRKKFINAYRNRLPGSILVANKIDIPHPDWNRKEWEEDSKSLSFQIAEVSCKTKLGLGDLLSLLKDRLSAKEALEDVVLLEERQSFHIRAIYNHLAEAVGLLESSAPAEIYIQEINSALREIGEVNGRVDNEEILGRIFSKFCVGK